The following coding sequences lie in one Haladaptatus sp. DJG-WS-42 genomic window:
- a CDS encoding Lrp/AsnC family transcriptional regulator — protein sequence MEGVAAVTLDETDFALLSAVERDFDVSLETLADELGLSKSAVHYRLSKLKEKGVISGVTADIDPHALGLSTVMITEVSVTHERGYADEIGSRLTEIGGVQHVYYTMGDVDFIVIARVASREQMNDLVDDIVAVEGVDETSSHYVMKELPVAGNRLLNLSEAQADALLSVDND from the coding sequence ATGGAAGGCGTCGCCGCCGTGACGCTCGATGAGACCGACTTCGCGTTGCTCTCTGCGGTCGAGCGCGACTTCGACGTGAGCTTAGAGACGCTCGCGGACGAACTCGGACTGTCGAAATCCGCCGTCCATTACCGGCTCTCGAAGCTCAAAGAAAAGGGCGTGATTTCGGGTGTCACCGCGGACATCGACCCGCACGCCCTCGGGCTTTCGACGGTGATGATTACGGAGGTATCGGTGACCCACGAGCGCGGCTATGCAGACGAGATTGGCTCACGGCTCACCGAGATTGGCGGCGTCCAGCACGTCTACTACACCATGGGAGACGTGGACTTCATTGTCATCGCCCGCGTTGCCTCGCGCGAGCAGATGAACGACCTCGTAGACGACATCGTCGCCGTAGAGGGCGTCGATGAGACATCCTCACACTACGTGATGAAAGAACTCCCCGTCGCAGGCAATCGACTGCTCAACCTCTCTGAGGCGCAAGCAGACGCGTTGCTCTCCGTAGACAATGACTGA
- a CDS encoding aminotransferase class III-fold pyridoxal phosphate-dependent enzyme, whose product MTSDEAETGMNELEQLDKKHVFGTWSYQKEVRPTQVVGASGNRIETADGKSYLDLSGQLMCSNLGHSADAVAEAMAEQAKTAAYVAPGYTTEARAKLGEKLAEVTPGNLSKTFFSTSGTEAIEAAIKIARFVTGKQKIVSRYRSYHGSTYGSISVTGDPRRLMAEPGIPGTIKAPDPYAYGSTLEPMESLEYIDEMLMLEGDTVAAILVEPIVGSNGILVPPPEYLPRLKEIAHDHGALLIVDEVMAGFGRTGEWFGCDLFDVTPDIMTMAKGLTGAYAPLGATIVTDEVAAHFEDNMFCHGHTYSGHPVAVAAGLAAVETYQRDGLIEQAKERGEYLGAKLDELAEKHPSVGESRGVGLFRGLELTKSTEGRVPFGQRVDKISTGKTVVDKVSGAASEQGVYVANMINTLIIAPPLTITEDEIDEAVAALDTALEVSDAAMEE is encoded by the coding sequence ATGACGAGCGACGAGGCTGAAACTGGGATGAACGAACTCGAACAACTGGACAAAAAACACGTCTTCGGCACGTGGTCGTATCAGAAAGAAGTCAGACCGACGCAGGTCGTCGGCGCATCTGGTAACCGCATCGAGACGGCAGACGGGAAGTCGTACCTCGACCTCTCTGGCCAACTCATGTGCTCGAACCTCGGCCACTCGGCCGACGCCGTTGCAGAGGCAATGGCAGAGCAGGCAAAGACCGCGGCGTACGTCGCGCCGGGCTACACCACCGAAGCGCGCGCGAAACTCGGCGAGAAGCTAGCAGAAGTTACCCCTGGAAACCTCTCGAAGACGTTCTTCTCGACGAGCGGCACCGAAGCCATCGAAGCGGCCATCAAAATCGCTCGCTTCGTCACGGGCAAGCAGAAAATCGTCTCGCGCTACCGGTCGTATCACGGTTCGACCTACGGCTCGATTAGCGTCACCGGCGACCCACGGCGGCTGATGGCAGAACCCGGCATTCCAGGCACCATCAAAGCGCCCGACCCCTACGCGTACGGTTCGACGCTCGAACCGATGGAGAGTCTCGAGTACATCGACGAGATGCTGATGCTCGAAGGCGACACCGTCGCCGCGATTCTGGTCGAACCAATCGTTGGCTCGAACGGGATTCTCGTCCCGCCACCTGAGTACCTCCCCCGCCTGAAAGAGATCGCCCACGACCACGGCGCGCTGCTCATCGTGGACGAAGTGATGGCCGGGTTTGGCCGCACTGGCGAGTGGTTCGGCTGTGACCTGTTCGACGTGACGCCCGACATCATGACGATGGCAAAGGGCCTCACCGGGGCGTACGCACCGCTCGGCGCGACCATCGTCACCGACGAAGTCGCCGCGCACTTCGAGGACAACATGTTCTGCCACGGCCACACCTACTCGGGCCACCCGGTCGCCGTGGCTGCGGGGCTCGCCGCGGTCGAAACCTACCAGCGCGACGGCCTCATCGAGCAGGCCAAAGAACGCGGCGAGTACCTCGGCGCGAAGCTCGACGAACTCGCGGAGAAGCATCCGAGCGTGGGCGAATCGCGCGGTGTGGGCCTGTTCCGCGGCCTCGAACTCACCAAGAGCACCGAAGGGCGCGTGCCGTTTGGCCAGCGCGTGGACAAGATTTCGACCGGAAAAACGGTCGTTGACAAAGTCTCCGGAGCCGCGAGCGAACAGGGCGTCTACGTCGCAAACATGATTAACACGCTCATCATCGCGCCGCCACTCACCATCACCGAAGACGAAATCGACGAGGCGGTCGCCGCCCTCGACACCGCGCTCGAAGTCTCCGACGCGGCGATGGAGGAGTGA
- a CDS encoding M20 family metallopeptidase, which translates to MTDELTELIQDLVRIETENPPGNEAAAAEYIHDWFTEQGIDSWLVEEPYPDRPQVAARVGDGDPTIVLNGHIDVVPAGDPEQWDYDAYGAEIDDGKLYGRGSVDMKAQVAIGMLLARDLGPELESGDLPGSVVVHAAIGEETGEPGTKALLEAGYDGDYGVVLEPTKMRTATSEKGLAWYEIAVEGAPSHASRPDQGKNAIMHARPLLDAIEAYDAELRTRTDPLVEQAYATVTKFEAGTKENVVPERATITIDRRILPGEAVEGVDAEIDDIVSEFAQEHDADASWERIRTYEAAEIDVDSPLAEVFRKHSEDVGGVAPEPWGIQASTDVRNFVNDASVEAITWGPGDLSRAHSFNEYIELAEIEAGYDVLDRAVRELLTNES; encoded by the coding sequence ATGACTGACGAACTCACCGAACTCATCCAAGACCTCGTTCGCATCGAGACCGAGAATCCACCCGGCAACGAAGCCGCCGCAGCCGAGTACATCCACGACTGGTTCACAGAGCAGGGCATCGACTCGTGGCTGGTCGAAGAGCCGTACCCAGACCGCCCGCAGGTCGCCGCCCGGGTCGGTGACGGTGACCCGACCATCGTCCTCAATGGGCACATCGACGTGGTTCCCGCGGGCGACCCAGAGCAGTGGGACTACGACGCCTACGGCGCAGAAATTGACGACGGGAAACTCTACGGCCGCGGCAGCGTGGATATGAAGGCGCAGGTTGCGATTGGCATGCTGCTGGCGCGAGACCTCGGGCCCGAACTCGAATCCGGCGACCTACCCGGGTCGGTCGTCGTCCACGCCGCGATTGGCGAGGAAACCGGCGAACCCGGCACGAAGGCGCTGCTCGAAGCAGGCTACGATGGCGATTACGGCGTCGTTCTTGAACCGACAAAGATGCGCACCGCGACAAGCGAGAAGGGCCTCGCGTGGTACGAAATTGCCGTCGAAGGCGCACCCTCGCACGCCAGTCGCCCCGACCAAGGCAAAAATGCGATTATGCATGCCCGCCCGCTGCTCGACGCTATCGAGGCGTACGACGCAGAACTCCGCACCCGAACCGACCCGCTCGTCGAACAGGCCTATGCGACGGTGACGAAGTTCGAAGCCGGAACCAAAGAAAACGTCGTCCCAGAGCGAGCCACAATCACGATTGACCGCCGGATTCTGCCGGGCGAAGCGGTCGAAGGCGTGGACGCAGAAATCGACGACATCGTGTCTGAGTTCGCACAGGAACACGACGCAGACGCGTCGTGGGAACGGATTCGTACCTACGAAGCCGCAGAAATCGACGTGGACAGCCCGCTCGCTGAGGTGTTCAGAAAGCACTCAGAAGACGTGGGCGGCGTCGCCCCCGAGCCGTGGGGGATTCAGGCCTCGACCGACGTGCGAAACTTCGTCAACGACGCCAGCGTCGAGGCGATTACGTGGGGGCCGGGCGACCTCTCGCGTGCCCACTCGTTCAACGAGTACATCGAACTCGCAGAAATCGAGGCGGGCTACGACGTGTTAGACCGCGCGGTACGCGAGTTGCTCACGAACGAGTCCTAA